One Sporomusaceae bacterium ACPt DNA window includes the following coding sequences:
- the ruvA gene encoding Holliday junction ATP-dependent DNA helicase RuvA, whose amino-acid sequence MIGYVKGIVTHLFTDCCFVEVQGIGYRVFIPHSTRQKLAVGGTVTLFTYLNVREDALTLYGFSTPEEYDLFLSLISVSGIGPKVAAGVLSAITPQNFRAAVSANNAALLTKIPGVGKKTAERIILELKDKIGISAEIDAGIAGSQLPDAGLPGSIMQEAALALAALGYNQAEIAPVIKKVYEHEQKIHTDVSVEQLIKLALKEFGRR is encoded by the coding sequence ATGATTGGTTATGTTAAAGGGATAGTTACACATCTATTTACCGATTGCTGTTTTGTTGAAGTGCAGGGAATTGGCTACCGGGTATTCATCCCGCACTCTACCAGGCAGAAGCTGGCAGTTGGTGGAACAGTAACATTATTTACATATCTTAATGTACGCGAGGATGCGCTGACTTTATATGGCTTTTCGACGCCGGAAGAATATGACTTGTTTTTGAGCCTTATCTCAGTATCAGGGATTGGCCCCAAAGTTGCTGCCGGTGTTCTGTCAGCCATTACCCCGCAAAATTTTCGTGCAGCAGTCAGTGCTAATAATGCAGCGCTGTTAACTAAAATACCCGGTGTTGGCAAAAAAACCGCCGAAAGAATCATTCTCGAACTAAAAGACAAAATTGGAATCAGTGCTGAAATTGATGCCGGTATCGCCGGTTCACAACTGCCGGATGCCGGTTTGCCAGGCAGTATTATGCAGGAAGCTGCGCTGGCGTTGGCTGCCCTGGGTTATAACCAGGCTGAAATTGCGCCGGTTATAAAAAAGGTTTATGAACATGAACAGAAAATACATACAGATGTATCGGTTGAACAGTTAATTAAATTAGCATTAAAGGAATTTGGCCGGAGGTAA
- the ruvC gene encoding Crossover junction endodeoxyribonuclease RuvC translates to MITLGIDPGTAICGYGLVETHGSRIKALTYGVIETHPDMSSAMRLKKIHQEVDSLIKQFKPDVMGVELLFMNKNVRTVMAVGQARGVVLLAAAQNDLRLAEFTPLQVKQAVTGYGKASKEQVIYMTQRLLNLPDKPHPDDAADALAVAICTVHCNSINRMRVTDDWLC, encoded by the coding sequence ATGATAACATTAGGAATTGACCCGGGTACAGCCATTTGCGGCTACGGCTTGGTTGAAACACATGGCAGTAGAATAAAAGCTCTAACTTATGGTGTTATTGAAACACATCCGGATATGAGCAGCGCTATGCGGCTGAAAAAAATTCATCAGGAAGTTGACAGCCTTATTAAACAGTTTAAACCCGATGTTATGGGCGTTGAGCTGTTGTTTATGAATAAAAATGTACGGACAGTAATGGCTGTAGGACAAGCTAGAGGGGTGGTATTGTTGGCTGCAGCGCAAAATGACTTAAGACTTGCCGAATTTACGCCCTTGCAGGTTAAGCAGGCAGTGACCGGTTATGGCAAGGCAAGTAAGGAACAGGTTATCTACATGACGCAACGGTTGCTGAATTTGCCTGACAAGCCGCACCCGGACGACGCTGCCGACGCTTTGGCTGTTGCTATTTGTACCGTCCACTGCAATAGTATAAATAGAATGAGGGTAACTGATGATTGGTTATGTTAA
- a CDS encoding putative transcriptional regulatory protein: MSGHSKWANIKHKKGKMDAMRGKITTKISREITIAVRMGGSDPTGNMRLKLALQKARENNIPKENIQRAIQKGMGALEGSNYEEIIYEGYGPGGVAIMVEAMTDNRNRTAADVRHLFSKYGGNLGESGCVSWMFKQKGLFVVEQDGIDEEELMLLTLDAGADDFEASDGQFEITTTPDNFEQVQEALEKNNIKAVVARITMVPETTVDLSGDEATKMIKLLDVLEDHDDIQEVYTNFDIPEDIDD; encoded by the coding sequence ATGTCAGGACATTCAAAATGGGCCAATATTAAGCACAAAAAAGGCAAGATGGATGCTATGCGCGGCAAGATTACTACCAAGATTAGCCGTGAGATTACCATTGCTGTAAGAATGGGCGGATCAGACCCAACAGGAAATATGCGCTTAAAATTAGCATTACAGAAGGCAAGAGAGAACAATATACCAAAAGAAAATATCCAGCGGGCAATTCAAAAAGGAATGGGAGCACTCGAAGGCAGCAATTATGAGGAAATAATATATGAAGGCTATGGCCCGGGCGGAGTAGCTATTATGGTTGAGGCTATGACTGACAACCGTAACCGGACAGCTGCCGATGTGCGGCATTTATTTTCTAAATATGGCGGCAACCTCGGCGAATCTGGCTGCGTTTCCTGGATGTTTAAACAAAAAGGCTTGTTTGTTGTTGAGCAGGATGGCATTGATGAAGAAGAATTGATGCTGCTAACCCTTGACGCGGGCGCTGATGATTTTGAAGCTAGTGACGGACAGTTTGAAATAACCACTACTCCCGATAACTTTGAACAAGTTCAGGAAGCGTTGGAAAAAAATAATATTAAAGCAGTTGTTGCCCGGATTACTATGGTGCCGGAAACTACTGTCGACTTATCAGGCGATGAAGCGACAAAAATGATAAAACTGTTGGATGTTCTTGAAGATCATGATGATATCCAGGAAGTTTATACTAACTTTGATATCCCTGAAGATATTGACGATTAA
- the yunB gene encoding Sporulation protein YunB: MRFSVRKKRIIPLFPLVSIIIGLLLLVFFWRVETHLKPTLMAIAETKATLIATEAINNVINNKVSVTIDPKTLVNVTLDEHGRVVLIQPNTMEFNKLAADTTIKVQNALQEITEEQVHIPIGQVLGSQMLASMGPKITVTIIPMGTVQVKVVDKFEQAGINQTRHMVYLAATTQIRIVVPLVSQSVSVNTQVPIAEYVVVGEVPNTYVQFPFPLDNDIMNGTNGGNNNTSANHNKL, from the coding sequence ATGCGGTTTTCCGTGCGTAAAAAACGGATTATACCGCTCTTTCCACTGGTATCTATAATCATTGGACTTTTATTGCTGGTCTTTTTTTGGCGGGTTGAAACTCACCTAAAACCCACACTTATGGCCATTGCCGAGACAAAAGCTACCCTTATTGCAACCGAAGCCATAAACAATGTAATTAATAATAAAGTCAGTGTTACAATTGATCCGAAAACGCTGGTTAACGTTACTTTAGACGAACATGGGCGGGTAGTACTTATCCAACCTAATACTATGGAATTTAACAAACTTGCGGCTGATACCACGATTAAAGTTCAGAATGCATTGCAAGAAATAACCGAGGAGCAGGTACATATACCTATTGGCCAGGTTTTAGGAAGCCAAATGCTAGCCAGCATGGGCCCTAAAATTACAGTCACCATCATCCCTATGGGTACCGTGCAGGTTAAAGTGGTAGATAAATTTGAGCAAGCAGGTATCAACCAGACCAGGCATATGGTCTACTTGGCTGCTACTACTCAAATCCGTATTGTAGTTCCGCTGGTAAGTCAAAGTGTCAGTGTTAATACCCAGGTGCCGATAGCCGAATATGTTGTTGTTGGTGAGGTGCCAAATACCTATGTTCAATTTCCCTTCCCGCTTGATAATGATATAATGAACGGTACTAATGGCGGCAATAATAATACTAGCGCCAACCACAACAAGCTATAA
- the tyrS gene encoding Tyrosine--tRNA ligase, translating into MLTVEQQLKIIKRGVAEILPEAELIEKLKRSVDTGVPLRVKLGLDPTAPDIHLGHTVVLRKLKQFQDLGHHIIIIIGDFTGRIGDPTGKSETRKQLTEEDICRNAKTYEEQIFRILDREKTEVTFNSTWLAPLNFADVVKLAAKYTVARMLERDDFNKRFKEGRPISVHEFFYPLMQGYDSVALKADIEFGGTDQKFNLLMGRHLQEEYGQEPQIAIMMPIIEGLDGVQKMSKSLGNYIGINESPAEIYGKAMSVPDELMVRYYELVTDVSLDELENIKTGLKDNTLHPRDAKMRLAHTLVRLYHGSDAADVAQSEFVKIFQQRDLPTDIPEVELLLDNSPVGLPKLIVSLGLASSNSEARRSIQQGAVKVNGEKITDPNHQIIPESGMIIQVGKRKFAKIK; encoded by the coding sequence ATGCTAACTGTAGAGCAGCAGTTAAAAATAATTAAACGCGGTGTTGCCGAAATCCTTCCAGAAGCAGAGTTAATCGAAAAATTAAAGCGTTCAGTAGACACTGGGGTTCCGCTAAGGGTTAAACTAGGTCTTGACCCAACGGCTCCTGATATTCATTTAGGTCATACTGTCGTACTCAGAAAATTGAAACAATTTCAGGACTTAGGCCATCATATCATTATTATAATCGGTGATTTTACCGGTAGGATTGGTGATCCGACCGGCAAATCAGAAACCCGAAAGCAACTTACAGAAGAAGACATTTGTCGTAATGCCAAGACTTACGAAGAACAAATCTTCCGTATTCTTGACAGGGAAAAAACCGAAGTTACTTTCAACAGTACGTGGCTTGCACCGCTTAATTTTGCTGACGTTGTTAAACTGGCGGCTAAATATACAGTAGCGCGTATGCTAGAACGGGATGATTTCAATAAACGTTTTAAAGAAGGCCGTCCTATTAGTGTACACGAGTTTTTCTACCCGCTCATGCAAGGTTACGATTCAGTTGCGCTAAAAGCAGATATTGAGTTTGGCGGTACCGACCAGAAATTTAATTTGCTTATGGGCAGACACTTACAGGAAGAATACGGTCAAGAACCGCAAATTGCCATAATGATGCCAATTATTGAAGGCCTCGATGGCGTCCAAAAAATGAGTAAAAGCTTAGGAAATTATATTGGCATCAATGAATCGCCTGCAGAAATATACGGCAAGGCAATGTCGGTTCCCGACGAGTTAATGGTACGTTACTATGAACTCGTCACCGATGTTTCATTAGATGAGCTAGAAAACATCAAAACCGGACTGAAAGACAATACACTGCACCCGCGGGACGCAAAGATGCGACTGGCTCATACTTTGGTTCGTTTATATCACGGCAGTGATGCTGCTGATGTGGCGCAATCTGAATTCGTAAAAATTTTTCAACAGCGTGATTTGCCTACCGATATACCTGAAGTTGAATTACTGCTCGATAACTCGCCGGTCGGTTTGCCAAAACTGATTGTCAGTCTTGGCTTAGCGTCAAGCAATAGTGAAGCCAGGCGATCAATTCAGCAGGGCGCAGTCAAAGTTAACGGTGAAAAAATTACCGACCCGAATCATCAGATCATTCCAGAAAGCGGCATGATTATTCAGGTCGGCAAAAGAAAGTTTGCTAAGATAAAATAA
- the pbpF gene encoding Penicillin-binding protein 1F, with translation MQHKDKINENGRRRPKKNARTITIIAIVVFLVMLTGAGLGFLTASIHTMPSLKGDIRPAVSSQIFDANGKLITTVHSVENRLPVSINKIPKDLQNAFIAAEDARFYQHSGIDPRGILRAVWSNITDRGISEGGSTITQQLARNALLSQEQTIKRKIQEAFLSLQIERQYSKTEILEMYMNQIYFGQGAYGVQTAAQVYFGKNVEDLNLAECAMIAGIPKSPNYFSPSSNLKAAKERQAVVLDQMVKYGYIDAATAAKAKNTEIKLAARSAPSTTTASYFTDYVIQLLIDKYGADAVYKDGLKVYTTLDLDMQSAAERAMDQLPTTRTDNGIKQPQGALVAIDPHNGHIKAMVGGRGNDQFNRAVLAERQPGSAFKPFVYLAAIESGYTPATIIDDSPVSFGTWSPMNYDGQFHGPVTMRTALEQSLNVVAVKLAQQVGIDKALYYAQQMGISTLVLQGNTNDRNLAVSLGGLTRGVTPLEIASAYGVLANSGIRVEPTAIIKVVDRNGKVIEQDTPREKVVVNERSAYLLTDMLRGVITNGTGTGAYFGRPAAGKTGTTSDYKDAWFVGYTPDLVAAVWMGYDTSGYLSGVTGGAIPASIWRNFMSAVSSKYVARDFVKPSGIVAARVSTKDGLLINDPNNQESRNEIFVEGTQPTKISSVAATKDGKDAKDGKNKDGKDVKQGDQSQPASETAATIEKTLPPPPVKNDKTTDTPLPPPPKPNDSAKKN, from the coding sequence ATGCAACATAAAGATAAAATTAATGAAAATGGCAGGCGACGTCCTAAGAAAAATGCACGGACAATTACCATTATTGCCATTGTTGTATTTTTGGTTATGCTAACAGGCGCCGGCCTGGGCTTTTTAACAGCCAGTATTCATACCATGCCCAGTTTGAAAGGTGACATTCGCCCGGCTGTTTCTTCCCAAATTTTTGATGCCAATGGCAAACTGATAACAACAGTTCATTCGGTTGAAAATCGCCTACCGGTATCAATAAATAAGATACCTAAGGATCTGCAAAATGCATTTATCGCTGCCGAGGATGCCCGCTTCTATCAACACAGTGGCATCGATCCCCGGGGTATTCTGCGCGCTGTCTGGTCCAATATAACCGACAGGGGCATATCTGAGGGCGGCAGCACTATTACGCAACAGCTAGCTAGAAACGCACTGCTTTCGCAGGAACAGACAATCAAACGTAAAATTCAGGAAGCCTTCCTATCTTTACAAATCGAACGACAATACAGCAAAACAGAAATTTTAGAAATGTACATGAACCAAATCTATTTTGGCCAGGGCGCCTATGGCGTTCAAACAGCTGCTCAAGTATATTTTGGGAAAAATGTTGAAGATTTGAATTTGGCAGAATGTGCCATGATTGCCGGTATCCCTAAAAGCCCTAATTATTTCTCTCCTTCCAGTAATTTGAAAGCTGCCAAGGAACGGCAAGCTGTCGTGCTGGATCAAATGGTGAAGTACGGATATATAGATGCTGCTACCGCGGCTAAAGCGAAAAATACCGAAATTAAATTAGCTGCCCGTTCGGCGCCTAGTACTACTACAGCTTCTTATTTCACAGATTATGTAATTCAGCTTCTTATCGACAAATACGGTGCCGACGCCGTATATAAAGACGGTTTAAAAGTCTACACAACTTTGGATCTTGACATGCAAAGCGCAGCTGAACGCGCTATGGATCAACTTCCCACCACGCGTACCGACAATGGTATTAAACAACCGCAAGGTGCATTGGTAGCCATTGATCCGCATAACGGTCATATTAAGGCAATGGTTGGTGGACGGGGTAATGATCAGTTCAACCGGGCAGTTTTGGCTGAGCGCCAGCCTGGTTCTGCCTTTAAACCATTTGTTTATTTGGCCGCTATTGAAAGCGGTTATACTCCGGCAACTATTATTGACGACAGCCCGGTTAGTTTTGGCACATGGTCGCCCATGAATTATGACGGACAATTTCATGGTCCGGTAACAATGCGTACTGCTCTTGAGCAATCCTTAAATGTTGTAGCCGTCAAACTGGCGCAGCAAGTTGGTATTGACAAAGCGTTATATTATGCCCAACAGATGGGTATATCCACCCTTGTATTACAAGGTAATACTAATGATCGCAACCTGGCAGTGTCATTAGGTGGTCTTACCCGTGGAGTTACTCCGCTGGAAATTGCCAGCGCCTATGGGGTGTTGGCTAATAGTGGCATACGGGTTGAACCTACCGCAATTATCAAGGTTGTAGACCGTAACGGCAAAGTAATTGAGCAAGATACCCCCCGCGAAAAAGTTGTTGTTAATGAACGGAGCGCCTATCTGCTTACTGATATGCTGCGTGGAGTCATAACGAATGGAACAGGCACAGGTGCTTATTTTGGTCGCCCTGCGGCTGGTAAAACCGGTACTACCAGTGATTATAAAGACGCTTGGTTTGTTGGCTATACCCCTGATTTAGTGGCGGCCGTCTGGATGGGTTATGATACTTCAGGCTATTTAAGCGGAGTGACCGGCGGGGCCATTCCGGCAAGTATTTGGCGGAATTTCATGAGTGCTGTTTCGTCTAAATATGTTGCCCGTGACTTTGTTAAGCCTTCTGGTATTGTAGCTGCCAGAGTATCAACCAAGGATGGATTGTTGATTAATGATCCCAATAATCAGGAAAGCCGCAATGAAATCTTTGTCGAAGGTACACAACCTACTAAAATTTCATCAGTTGCTGCAACAAAGGACGGCAAAGATGCTAAAGACGGCAAGAATAAAGACGGTAAAGACGTAAAACAAGGGGATCAATCACAACCGGCATCAGAAACTGCGGCTACTATAGAAAAAACTTTACCCCCACCGCCAGTAAAAAATGACAAAACTACTGACACCCCATTACCGCCGCCACCCAAACCGAACGACTCAGCAAAAAAGAATTAA